In one window of Nicotiana tabacum cultivar K326 chromosome 12, ASM71507v2, whole genome shotgun sequence DNA:
- the LOC107794902 gene encoding histidine kinase 4-like, with translation MGEKTQSHHMVAVKVNEQFNSKRKHRFVPSQCLLPKLFAFWIICCMVFSIVVYFSMDANQKEKRKEGLVSMCDQRARMLQDQFSVSVNHVHALAILVSTFHYEKNPSAIDQKTFAEYTARTAFERPLLSGVAYAERVLNSEREEFERQHGWTIKTMEREASPIRDEYSPVIFSQETVSYIESLDMMSGEEDRENIMRARASGKAVLTSPFRLLGSHHLGVVLTFPVYKSKLPQNPTEHERVEATAGYLGGAFDVESLVECLLGQLAANHPIIVNVYDVTNSSDPLIMYGHQNPNGDPTLKHVSKLDFGDPFRKHEMICRYLHEAPISRGAVTTAVFIFIIFLLIGYTGYKSASHINKVEDDFHKMQELKVQAEAADVAKSQFLATVSHEIRTPMNGILGMLALLLDTNLNSTQRDYAQTAQACGKSLITLINEVLDRAKIEAGKLELEAVPFDLRSILDDVLSLFSDESRRKGVELAVFVSDKVPETVVGDPGRFRQVITNLVGNSVKFTEQGHIFVQVHLAEQTKDGAKKDTCLDGVSENVISSSGYHYETLSGYGVADCRNTWDTYKHIVASNGSHYESASKVANDDHSQSVTLMFCVEDTGIGIPVKAQDQVFTPFMQADSSTSRNYGGTGIGLSISKCLVELMGGQISFISRPQIGSTFSFTVNFLKCEKYSVGDLKKPHYDDLPTSFKGLNAIIVDGKPVRAAVTGYHLKRLGIRAEVVSSIKKAAAALGRNGSVVSYDRKLDMILVEKDLWISEDVDLNSHLPCIKPNGHVYKSPKMILLATNITNIEDEKAKAVGFAVIVKPLRASMMAACLKQLIGMGNKSQGKDMCNRSSLRGLLCGKKILVVDDNRVNRRVAAGALKKFGADVECAESGKAALSLLQLPHSFDACFMDIQMPEMDGFEATRRIRDLEGVANEQLNGGLNCDGATKMRRWHMPILAMTADVIHATLEKCLKCGMDGYVSKPFEEENLYQAVSKFFESKPNSD, from the exons ATGGGTGAGAAAACGCAAAGCCACCATATGGTAGCTGTGAAGGTGAATGAGCAATTTAACTCAAAGAGAAAGCACAGATTTGTGCCTTCTCAGTGTTTGCTTCCAAAACTTTTTGCTTTTTGGATTATTTGTTGTATGGTTTTTAGCATTGTTGTATACTTTTCTATGGATGCTAAtcagaaggagaaaagaaaagaagggctAGTGAGTATGTGTGATCAAAGGGCAAGAATGTTACAAGATCAATTCAGTGTTAGTGTAAACCATGTTCATGCCCTTGCTATTCTTGTCTCAACTTTCCATTATGAGAAGAATCCATCTGCAATTGATCAG AAAACCTTTGCTGAGTACACTGCTAGAACAGCATTTGAGAGGCCATTATTAAGTGGGGTGGCATATGCAGAGAGAGTTTTAAATTCAGAGAGGGAAGAATTTGAGAGACAACATGGATGGACTATTAAAACAATGGAAAGAGAGGCTTCACCTATCAGAGATGAGTATTCTCCAGTTATATTTTCTCAAGAAACTGTTTCCTACATAGAATCACTTGACATGATGTCAGGAGAG GAGGACCGTGAAAATATCATGAGAGCTAGGGCCAGTGGGAAGGCAGTTCTTACGAGTCCCTTCCGGCTTTTGGGTTCTCATCACCTTGGTGTTGTTTTGACATTCCCTGTTTACAAATCCAAGCTTCCGCAAAACCCGACTGAGCATGAACGGGTTGAAGCCACTGCAGG GTATCTTGGTGGAGCCTTTGATGTTGAGTCTCTCGTTGAGTGTCTACTTGGGCAACTTGCTGCAAATCACCCGATTATTGTAAATGTCTATGATGTTACAAACTCTTCTGATCCTTTAATCATGTACGGACACCAGAACCCAAATGGTGATCCCACACTAAAGCATGTTAGCAAGCTTGATTTCGGTGATCCGTTTCGTAAGCATGAGATGATTTGTAG GTATCTTCATGAGGCTCCTATATCTCGGGGAGCAGTGACCACTGCAGTATTTATTTTTATCATCTTCCTCTTAATTGGCTACACGGGTTACAAATCCGCAAGCCACATTAATAAAGTAGAGGATGATTTCCATAAAATGCAGGAACTAAAGGTTCAAGCTGAAGCAGCTGATGTTGCCAAATCCCAG TTCTTGGctactgtgtcacatgaaataaGAACTCCAATGAATGGGATCCTAG GAATGCTTGCTCTGCTCCTAGATACAAATCTGAATTCAACTCAAAGAGATTATGCTCAAACTGCTCAGGCTTGTGGAAAATCACTGATAACATTGATAAATGAAGTGCTTGATCGGGCCAAAATTGAAGCTGGCAAGTTGGAACTTGAGGCAGTTCCATTTGACCTTCGCTCTATACTAGATGATGTTCTATCTTTATTCTCTGATGAGTCCAGGCGCAAAGGTGTTGAG TTGGCCGTCTTTGTTTCTGATAAAGTGCCTGAAACGGTTGTGGGGGATCCAGGAAGATTCAGACAAGTGATAACAAATCTGGTCGGCAATTCGGTCAAA TTCACTGAACAAGGGCATATATTTGTTCAAGTTCATCTGGCCGAACAAACAAAAGATGGTGCGAAAAAGGATACCTGCTTGGATGGAGTATCTGAAAATGTAATTTCTTCTAGTGGTTATCATTATGAAACCTTAAGTGGTTACGGAGTTGCTGACTGCCGGAATACTTGGGACACCTACAAGCATATAGTTGCTAGCAATGGTTCGCATTATGAATCTGCAAGTAAGGTGGCGAATGATGATCACTCTCAGAGTGTCACTCTAATGTTTTGTGTTGAGGATACGGGGATTGGGATCCCTGTAAAAGCACAAGATCAAGTTTTCACGCCATTTATGCAGGCAGACAGTTCAACCTCTAGAAACTATGGAGGAACGGGTATTGGACTAAGCATTAGCAAGTGTCTCGTCGAGCTGATGGGTGGTCAAATAAGTTTCATTAGCCGTCCCCAGATTGGAAGCACATTTTCTTTCACTGTTAACTTCCTAAAATGCGAGAAATATTCTGTTGGTGATCTGAAAAAACCTCATTATGATGATTTGCCTACTTCGTTTAAAGGACTGAATGCTATTATCGTTGATGGAAAACCTGTAAGAGCTGCTGTAACAGGATACCATCTGAAGAGACTTGGTATTCGGGCAGAAGTTGTCAGTAGCATCAAGAAAGCAGCAGCCGCTCTTGGGAGAAATGGTTCTGTTGTTTCCTA TGACAGGAAGCTGGACATGATTCTGGTCGAGAAGGACTTGTGGATATCTGAAGATGTTGACTTAAATTCACATTTGCCATGCATCAAACCAAATGGACATGTGTACAAGTCACCAAAGATGATCCTTCTGGCAACTAATATCACCAACATTGAAGATGAAAAGGCTAAAGCAGTAGGTTTTGCGGTGATAGTGAAACCTCTTAGAGCAAGTATGATGGCTGCATGCCTTAAGCAGCTAATTGGAATGGGCAACAAGAGCCAGGGAAAAGATATGTGCAATAGATCTTCCCTTCGTGGCCTATTGTGTGGTAAGAAAATTTTGGTGGTAGATGATAATAGAGTAAATCGCAGGGTTGCTGCTGGTGCGCTCAAAAAATTTGGGGCTGACGTAGAGTGTGCTGAGAGTGGGAAAGCTGCTCTTTCATTGCTTCAGTTACCACACAGTTTTGACGCCTGCTTTATGGATATTCAGATGCCAGAAATGGATGG GTTTGAGGCTACACGTCGAATTCGGGATCTAGAGGGAGTCGCTAATGAACAACTAAATGGAGGACTGAACTGTGATGGAGCTACAAAAATGCGCAGGTGGCACATGCCAATATTGGCCATGACCGCCGATGTAATTCATGCCACGTTAGAGAAATGCCTCAAGTGTGGGATGGATGGTTACGTCTCAAAACCATTCGAGGAAGAGAATCTTTATCAAGCTGTATCCAAGTTCTTTGAATCCAAACCTAACTCGGACTAG
- the LOC107794904 gene encoding U-box domain-containing protein 21: protein MMSTWRKRRAAKRSNSKKELIEEKTMELLMIPSHFKCPISLDLMKDPVTLSTGITYDRESIETWIEGGNQTCPITKQVLKYLEPIPNHTMRKMIQQWCVENKDHGIERIPTPRIPVTSSEATEILREIESCCSFEQHDSKYSCRELVLKVKIMIKESARNRRCFVTNGAGKILSSTLLGFSEKLSVHDVETMDEILSALTILLPLDGESKSILGSKSSLNCLVWFLKCGSLSSRRNSVLLLKEIMRIDEKWRVEELLKNDGVLEALVKLVKEPICPTTTKASLLTIYHMVNSSHSINEKAKAKFADLGLVELLVETLVDCEKSICEKALGILVGICSSEEGKRRVYGYALTIPILIKKLLRVSDLATEFSVSILWKLIGKNEKRENIGGNIVLIEALQVGAFQKLLLLIQVGCSERTKEKASELLKLLNLHRGRIDCIDSLDLNNLKRPF from the coding sequence ATGATGTCAACATGGAGAAAGAGAAGAGCAGCAAAGAGGAGCAACTCAAAGAAAGAATTAATAGAGGAAAAAACTATGGAGTTGCTAATGATTCCCAGCCATTTCAAGTGTCCAATTTCTTTAGACTTAATGAAGGATCCTGTGACTTTATCCACAGGGATAACATACGATAGAGAGAGTATAGAGACATGGATTGAGGGTGGAAATCAAACATGTCCAATCACCAAACAAGTATTGAAATATCTTGAGCCAATTCCCAATCACACCATGAGGAAAATGATCCAACAATGGTGTGTTGAGAATAAAGATCATGGAATTGAGAGAATCCCAACTCCAAGAATCCCCGTTACCTCATCAGAGGCAACGGAGATTCTTAGGGAGATTGAGTCATGCTGCTCGTTCGAACAGCATGACTCAAAGTACTCTTGTCGAGAATTGGTCTTGAAAGTGAAGATAATGATAAAGGAAAGCGCGAGGAATAGACGTTGTTTTGTCACCAATGGAGCTGGAAAGATCTTATCATCTACACTTCTTGGTTTTTCGGAGAAATTATCGGTCCATGATGTTGAAACAATGGATGAAATTTTATCAGCATTGACAATTTTATTGCCACTAGATGGTGAATCAAAGTCAATTCTGGGATCGAAATCATCGTTAAATTGCTTGGTTTGGTTCTTGAAATGTGGGAGCCTATCAAGCAGGAGAAATTCGGTTTTGTTGCTAAAAGAAATTATGAGAATAGATGAAAAATGGAGAGTAGAAGAGTTATTAAAAAATGATGGAGTTTTGGAAGCTTTAGTAAAGCTAGTGAAAGAGCCAATTTGCCCTACTACTACAAAAGCTTCTTTATTAACTATTTACCATATGGTTAATTCTTCACATTCAATAAACGAGAAGGCTAAAGCAAAATTTGCTGATTTGGGGTTAGTGGAATTGCTTGTAGAGACACTTGTGGATTGTGAAAAAAGCATATGTGAAAAAGCATTAGGTATTTTGGTTGGAATTTGCAGCTcagaagaaggaaaaagaaggGTTTATGGTTATGCTTTAACCATTCCTATTTTGATCAAGAAATTATTGAGAGTTTCAGATTTGGCAACTGaattttcagtttcaattttaTGGAAGCTAATTGGGAAGAATGAGAAAAGGGAAAATATTGGAGGTAATATTGTGCTAATTGAAGCACTTCAAGTTGGTGCTTTTCAGAAATTATTGCTGCTAATACAAGTTGGTTGTAGTGAAAGAACTAAGGAGAAGGCAAGTGAGTTGTTGAAATTGTTGAATTTGCATAGAGGTAGGATAGACTGTATTGATTCTTTGGACTTGAACAACCTAAAAAGGCCATTTTGA